A portion of the Plasmodium gaboni strain SY75 chromosome 5, whole genome shotgun sequence genome contains these proteins:
- a CDS encoding cation transporting P-ATPase, with translation MVRFCTSDKLLINHVELKYICVCYIFLLLSIFIWCIFKKYHENRINKKHKWKGIDSNHKNEKTEFFNYIYESYNDNDDVIIRQEGYKNSLCGFLLKNISIVSYLLTHFIIILLIGNEYCIKENGEILWNDRAFVFFIFLLLCFIITYAILTVRKHMHSIFLKPSLLKDSDYVLVYTKNEDYTNSYKNIFKESYVYVTNAFIKWNKKIYKYSYKNIKLFHYYQMKVKHFFFYFFNSTDKKKKKNDYIKNSYNDQDDDDDDIHNKSNNYYYSNIYKNNSYYNNSYHKKSISNQYSNRRLSNNSVYTKNVLRDQDNNLGYYEENQNEINKMNGIDNVYNIDRLNVINQGNDNNYDNEEREIHEKYSFNKNNEYDDQYGDQYGDQYGDHYDDQYGDHYDDHYDDQYDDKYYNQYDDDNIVFGSKRFSFKKKGKKKKKSLLVTSQNNTRRYIENNLKVHKVRVRMNEKNVRYFFFRSMKYIYNEEKDCFYNISHSIEEKVRNLDFNYILKKGGLNNNEIINNINEYGYNNIHLEFYSFFKNLKRELLDGIYMFQLFISYKNFFWKEIITSLIWLIISLLSVIKKIFKNQKNKKEIYENIQANNNTFVTVYRNSIVQQIPSNNLTIGDIIIINSKMTLPCDCLLLTGNVLVDESLLTGESRPMKKICISSSNSNSFNSYHMTSNEQKNTQHNKNDKYDIYQDDEEHSSIHMDNKKKKKKKNNNNNNNKKKKKSQIINGSNKYMDIQKMDHIDDTNSNNIYNHDNSSNNIYNDDNNNNNNNSNNIDPYDESYDNISFRKQNNDYKKCSVNNFNTNNILYAGTDVISTLNFIENIYAIVINVSIYTYKGKYMQNVLFPNPLLFKYDSQLPIVFIFTIMFSFVCLYFQIRYLGLNMTSIFYTIGTLSQILPVWTPVVLNIGLNISTNRLKKEKDICCIAPSRIPICGKIRVFFFDKTGTLTDHKIEFSGVHFCNNILNEKKKSILNSFNNSYPNKLLSDDDLKQIKNQTNLLNVSKTLKNIFTKGAKTNQKHKQPSKDMKKEIQNKVNEIDSVHLNNFVLTNNVHAPSLENKENNNDYNNKIQSVDNITLNDDNLIHSIDSLIPNHDNNIYNNPNEVPYNNHYNNSSSLKSSNWNQSIESHINVNKREHIHIQNDDNINNNNNDNINNFNYNYIYAIEDIRMDSIDNTNANDTNNDENNMEIIYDEKQENDVFYNSNEKEEHLDENNMNEIKKNIYKEHFENNNTNEDHNSEDKINVDNYEELPNNSSNENINEQNGNNDNNNNNSNSNNNNSNSNNNSNNNNNSNSNNNNSNNNNSNNNNSNNHSNSNNAYGDDKFNYNYNANHAPQYVGIDGIREEDSFAIDERNIQNDYDEKNGDDSNAYNNSFVISNTDNNNYNNYNNFENNNYIHNNIDNVNYDYNNHQYEDRNTQNKYFNESNSSMNSITSLLYNSKLMWTNKVTLNNTPSNYHLLIYALAGCSCVYYDNNNIYGNEIDKRLCEATDMKITNYINDDNMNIKKISLKINNNTYKDFDVLKTYEFDYYTKISTTLTYGNFDFKEKKYIVFSKGSFDKIYMKCIKNEELYFFKKKEQEYSKNGFYVIALAFKIISNMKYEHILDLPRQLLEKDMNFLSLIMFNNHIKKDASMVIQTLKGSSIRPVILTGDNAYNCLYVGNKIGLFNNVNFYESFFSLNMNSSGNNKNNNNNNNNNDNNHNNNNDNNIYINQLNTNNHLSNIKNINTSSHSNMSNIQHNHDQNKNTFKSPTSKFLSFENFFKSGKNKNNKNNKNNKNNNQTDDEHNYEDHNVMHNQSDYQYNHLLKEGTENVNNFKNNNNNTQKNEKHIYESIDTSQKINQTSKYIRSNPANNITYSEFNPKYDMDNEYSNDENSALIPHHVKEKNKRNNKKKRNHIINTLTNDNISDAENNSLYSQSHIFFNEQKLSISIINEEEEKKFDENIIVYGYILNDELIFVNVHNEQRINKNVVLFKDIYKEIILTGEAYTYIRYHVFRIKTPDEDFDSEELEEYKNFLLRVRIFSRLTPNNKIEVIRDFIKFDYISGMCGDGSNDCGALKISHAGLALSNLDTSVVSPFSSKNENLKSVIDILREGRACLVTSINCYKYMLLYGFMISFIKILLFMNAHAVMSEYGYLFFDNVILLLLAKSMTLSKPACKLKTQTPTSSIIGAQTILSLLCTLLVNFFFLYSIIFYFLPINNLPSSYQANSSAPKSSWWLMSDNYESFLACIWFCFQIVNSALILTFGGKYRKPIFTNYTFMTYYVLINSFLFYLTVGGPNRLTCLFRMNCNDEISKITKFKFLELISYSASGLSFYGPHGHNILSTSLKIKFLLLNFVNIAVNIFISKYILCETLYNVVRRFFNFKNRKVPI, from the exons ATGGTTCGATTTTGTACATCCgataaattattaataaacCATGTGGAGCTAAAATACATATGCGtgtgttatatatttttattattaagtATTTTTATATGGTGTATATTTAAGAAGTATCATGAGAAtagaataaataaaaaacataaatgGAAAGGTATTGATAGTAATCATAAGAATGAGAAGACcgaattttttaattatatatatgaatcttataatgataatgatgatgtGATAATTAGACAAGAAggatataaaaatagttTATGTGGATTTCTTCTTAAGAATATATCTATAGTATCTTATTTGTTAAcacattttattattatattattaattgGAAATGAATATTgtataaaagaaaatggTGAAATATTATGGAATGATAGAGcatttgtattttttatatttttattattatgttttattataacatatgCTATATTAACAGTTAGAAAACACATGCAtagtatttttttaaaaccTTCTCTTTTAAAAGATAGTGATTATGTTTTAGtttatacaaaaaatgaagactacacaaattcatataaaaatatattcaaagAAAGTTATGTTTATGTTACAAATGCTTTTATAAAAtggaataaaaaaatatataaatattcttacaaaaatatcaagttatttcattattatcaaatgAAGGTAAAacacttttttttttatttttttaattctacagataaaaaaaaaaaaaaaaacgattatataaaaaattcatataatgatcaagatgatgatgatgatgatattcataataaaagtaataactattattattcaaatatatataaaaataattcatattataataactcttatcataaaaaaagtatatcAAACCAATATTCTAATAGGAGACTAAGTAATAACTCTGTGTATAcaaaaaatgtattaagAGACCAAGACAATAATTTAGGTTATTATGAAGAGAAtcaaaatgaaataaataaaatgaatgGTATAgataatgtatataatatagatagattaaatgtaataaatcaagggaatgataataattatgataatgaAGAAAGAGAAATACatgaaaaatattcttttaataaaaataatgaatatgatGATCAATATGGTGATCAATATGGTGATCAATATGGTGATCACTATGATGATCAATATGGTGATCACTATGATGATCACTATGATGATcaatatgatgataaatattataatcaaTATGATGATGACAATATTGTTTTTGGATCTAAACgattttcttttaaaaaaaaaggaaaaaaaaaaaaaaagagtCTATTGGTTACTAGCCAAAATAATACAAGAAGATACATAGAAAATAATCTTAAAGTTCATAAAGTAAGAGTACGAATGAACGAAAAAAATGTtagatattttttttttagaagtatgaaatatatatataatgaagaaaaagattgtttttataatatatcacATAGTATAGAAGAAAAAGTAAGAAATCTTgattttaattatatattaaaaaaaggaggtttaaataataatgaaattattaataatattaatgaatatggatataataatatccATTTAGaattttattctttttttaaaaatttaaaaagagAATTATTAGAtggaatatatatgtttcaATTATTTATTAGTTATAAGAATTTTTTCTGGAAAGAAATTATAACTTCCTTAATATGGTtaattatatcattattaagTGTAATTAAGAAGATATTTAAAAATcagaaaaataaaaaagaaatatatgaaaatatacAAGCAAATAATAATACCTTTGTAACAGTTTATAGAAATTCGATAGTACAACAAATACCATCAAATAATTTAACTATAGGtgatattataattataaattcTAAAATGACTTTACCTTGTGATTGTCTATTATTAACAGGAAATGTATTAGTAGATGAAAGTTTATTAACAGGTGAATCTCGTCctatgaaaaaaatatgtatatcaTCGTCTAATTCAAATTCGTTTAATTCTTATCACATGACATCtaatgaacaaaaaaacacacaacataataaaaatgataaatatgatatatatcAAGACGATGAGGAGCATTCGAGTATACATATGGATAacaagaagaaaaaaaaaaaaaaaaataataataataataataataaaaaaaaaaaaaagagtcaaataattaatggttcaaataaatatatggaCATACAAAAAATGGATCATATTGATGATActaatagtaataatatatataatcatgataatagtagtaataatatatataatgatgataataataataataataataatagtaataatattgatcCATATGATGAATcttatgataatatatcatttcgtaaacaaaataatgattataaaaaatgtagtgttaataatttcaatacaaataatatattatatgcTGGTACGGATGTTATATCTACACTTAattttatagaaaatatatatgctATAGTTATAAATGTAAgtatatatacatataaagGTAAATACATGcaaaatgtattatttcCAAATCCATtactttttaaatatgatTCTCAATTACCaattgtatttatatttactaTTATGTTTAGTTTTgtttgtttatattttcaaataCGTTATCTAGGTTTAAATATGACttctattttttatacTATCGGTACCCTTTCTCAAATATTACCTGTATGGACACCTGTTGTCTTAAATATAGGTCTTAATATTTCAACGAATAGAttgaaaaaagaaaaagatatttGTTGTATTGCACCATCTAGAATTCCTATATGTGGTAAAATCCGTGTCTTCTTTTTTGATAAAACTGGAACCTTAACAGATCATAAAATCGAATTTTCAGGTGTTCatttttgtaataatattctaaatgaaaagaaaaaaagtatactcaattcttttaataatagttatcctaataaattattatcagATGATGATCTCAAACAAATCAAAAATCAAActaatttattaaatgtaaGTAAAACgttgaaaaatatatttacaaagGGTGCAAAAACTAATCAGAAGCACAAACAACCATCTAAGGatatgaaaaaagaaatcCAAAATAAAGTAAATGAAATTGATTCTGTccatttaaataattttgttcTTACAAATAATGTACATGCTCCTTCTCttgaaaataaagaaaacaataatgactataataataagataCAAAGTGTAGATAATATAACACttaatgatgataatttGATACATAGTATCGATAGCTTGATTCCTAACcatgataataatatatataataatccTAATGAGGTGccttataataatcattaCAATAATAGCAGCTCATTAAAATCGTCAAATTGGAATCAGTCTATAGAAAGTCACATAAACGTGAATAAAAGGGAACACATACACATAcaaaatgatgataatattaataataataataatgataatattaataattttaattataattatatttatgcTATAGAAGATATACGTATGGATTCAATAGATAATACCAATGCCAATGACacaaataatgatgaaaataatatggaaataatatatgacgaaaaacaagaaaatgatgtgttttataattccaatgaaaaagaagaacatcttgatgaaaataatatgaacgaaataaaaaaaaatatctaTAAAGAACATTTcgaaaataataatacaaatgaaGATCATAATAGTGAAGATAAAATTAATGTGGATAATTATGAGGAACTACCTAACAATTCTTctaatgaaaatataaatgagCAAAATGGCAACAACgacaataataataataatagtaatagtaataataataatagtaatagtaataataatagtaataataataataatagtaatagtaataataataatagtaataataataatagtaataataataatagtaataatcatagtaatagtaataatgCTTATGGTGATGATAAATTTAactataattataatgCTAACCATGCCCCCCAATATGTAGGTATTGATGGTATTCGTGAGGAAGATTCCTTTGCCATAGATGAAAgaaatatacaaaatgactatgatgaaaaaaatggTGATGATAGTAATGCATATAATAACTCATTTGTTATTAGTAATACTGATaacaataattataataattacaataattttgagaataataattatattcataataatattgataatgtaaattatgattataataatcacCAATATGAAGATAGAAATACAcaaaacaaatattttaatgaaTCTAATTCTTCTATGAATTCTATAACATCATTACTTTATAATAGTAAATTAATGTGGACTAATAAAGTTACACTTAATAATACACCTTctaattatcatttattaatatatgcATTAGCAGGTTGTTCTTGTgtttattatgataataataatatttatggAAATGAAATCGATAAAAGATTATGTGAAGCTACAGATATGAAAATTACAAACTATattaatgatgataatatgaatattaaaaaaatttctttaaaaattaataataatacatataaagattttgatgtattaaaaacatatgaatttgattattatacaaaaatatcTACTACTTTAACATATGGTAATTTTgattttaaagaaaaaaaatatattgtcTTTTCTAAAGGTTCATTTGATAAAATCTATATGAAATGTATTAAGAATGAAGaactttatttttttaaaaaaaaagaacaagAATATAGTAAAAATGGTTTTTATGTTATAGCTTTAGCATTCAAAATTATTAGTAATATGaaatatgaacatatattaGATTTACCTAGACAATTATTGGAAAAAGATATGAACTTCTTATCTCTAATCATGTttaataatcatattaaaaaagatgCATCCATGGTTATACAAACTTTAAAAGGTTCTTCAATTAGACCTGTTATATTAACAGGAGATAATGCATATAATTGTTTATATGTTGGAAATAAAATAGGACTATTTAATAACGTCAATTTTTATGAATCCTTCTTTTCACTTAATATGAATTCAAGTGgaaataacaaaaataacaataataataacaataataatgataacaatcataataataataatgataataatatatatattaatcaATTAAATACAAACAATCATTTGtcaaatattaaaaatataaatactaGCTCACATTCAAACATGTCAAATATACAACATAACCATGATCAAAACAAAAATACATTCAAATCACCCACGTCCAAGTTTTTGTCCTTTGAAAATTTCTTTAAATcaggaaaaaataaaaataataaaaataataaaaataacaaaaataataatcaaaCAGACGATGAACATAATTATGAAGATCATAATGTAATGCATAACCAATCGGATTATCAGTATaatcatttattaaaagaaggtacagaaaatgtaaataattttaaaaataataataataatactcagaaaaatgaaaaacatatttatgAAAGTATAGACACATCTCAAAAAATTAATCAAACATCCAAATATATTCGTAGCAATCCTGCTAATAATATCACCTATTCAGAATTTAATCCTAAATATGATATGGATAATGAATATAGTAATGATGAAAATTCAGCTTTAATACCTCATCATgttaaagaaaaaaataaaagaaataataaaaaaaaaagaaatcatattattaacacTCTAActaatgataatattagTGATGCTGAAAATAATTCCTTATATTCTCAAAgtcatatttttttcaatgAACAGAAACTTTCCATTTCTATTATAAAcgaagaagaagaaaaaaaatttgatgaaaatattattgtctatggatatatattaaatgatgaaCTTATATTTGTTAATGTACATAACGAACaaagaattaataaaaatgttgtattatttaaagatatatataaagaaataatattaacGGGGGAAGCCTATACATATATTAGATACCATGTTTTTCGAATTAAAACACCAGATGAAGATTTTGATAGTGAAGAACttgaagaatataaaaatttcttATTAAGAGTTAGAATATTTTCAAGATTAACAccaaataataaaatagaagTTATAAGAGACTTTATAAAATTTGATTATATATCTGGTATGTGTGGTGATGGTAGTAATGATTGTGGTGCTTTAAAAATTTCACATGCAGGTTTAGCATTATCTAATTTAGATACATCTGTAGTTTCTCCATTTAGTAgtaaaaatgaaaatttaaaaagtgtaatagatatattaagaGAAGGTAGAGCTTGTTTAGTTACATCTATTAAttgttataaatatatgcTTCTATATGGTTTTATgatttcttttattaaaattcTATTATTTATGAATGCTCATGCAGTTATGTCAGAATATGGATACTTATTCTTTGATaatgttattttattattattagcTAAATCAATGACTTTGTCAAAACCTGCATGTAAATTAAAAACACAAACACCAACATCAAGTATTATAGGTGCTCAAActatattatctttattatgTACACTACTTGTTAATTTCTTCTTTCTATATTctatcatattttatttcttacCTATTAATAATTTGCCTTCATCATATCAAGCAAATAGTTCAGCACCAAAATCATCATGGTGGTTAATGAGTGATAATTATGAAAGCTTCCTTGCATGTATCTGGTTTTGTTTTCAAATTGTTAACAGTGCATTAATTTTAACCTTTGGTGGAAAATACAGGAAACCTATCTTTACtaattatacatttatGAC GTATTACGTTTTAATAAATAgctttttattttatttaacCGTGGGAGGACCAAACAGGTTAACGTGCTTATTTCGTATGAATTGTAATGATGAAATTTCAAAAATCACAAAATTCAAATTTCTAGAATTAATATCTTATTCAGCTAGCGGTTTAAGCTTTTATGGACCTCACGGACATAACATTCTAAGTACGAGTcttaaaataaaatttttacTTCTTAACTTTGTAAATATAGCAgtcaatatttttatttccaaatatatcttatgtgaaacattatataatgtagTCCGTAgattttttaattttaaaaatagaaaGGTTCCCATATAA
- a CDS encoding AN1-like zinc finger family protein, translating into MAFFSDLSKECDMEGCRNHDFLPYKCEYCKLIFCEFHRKAEEHLCSKLKDMELNTVVLCEYCGIVLPDKKEDIKNHLIYKCLYKKKKKSIMMCNKGDCKKVLNGINNYICKKCRKSFCLAHRYSDVHNCINSDEEKSFFKKYFFFFS; encoded by the exons ATGGCTTTTTTTTCAGATCTTAGTAAGGAGTGTGACATGGAGGGTTGTAGAAATCATGATTTTCTTCCTTATAAATGTGAATATTGTAAATTGATT TTTTGTGAGTTTCATCGAAAGGCTGAAGAACATCTATGCTCgaaattaaaagatatgGAATTAAATACAGTTGTGTTATGTGAATATTGTGGTATAGTTCTTCCTGAT AAAAAGGAAGACATAAAaaatcatttaatatataaatgtttatataaaaaaaagaaaaaatcTATAATGATGTGTAACAAAGGGGATTGTAAAAAG GTTTTGAATGGAATTAAcaattatatttgtaaaaaGTGCAGAAAAAGTTTTTGCCTAGCTCATAGGTATAGTGATGTACACAACTGTATTAATTcagatgaagaaaaaagtTTTTTCAAAA agtatttttttttttttagcTAG
- a CDS encoding putative ATP-dependent helicase: MFYFLALVIFFLFFFHLIKSYNINYQINDKTFFPCQPKDPIRKKKNYIKYNGKRIILVKDSREENSLDFKVEDFLCESEKKGKKKKQETEGSLFFQSNTTFSELNIHKNLIENLKNHNINTPSVIQYDLLKYYDEHKDDNLQNIIIAAENGIGKTLSYIIFLINHILKKGTNKNTCTLILQYNNLLCNQCYDILKKLSKNVKAQIINLKYEGIINIKNHLIVICTPVRLMTYIKEDKENIFSTFFENLDFFIMDEVDILFDNPYIKNMKIIFDELNKLKNEKYVSIITSSTLCNRGKKSIYNNVIKYITNPIVIKTNYFHNIHPFINYHFIKPSNYNIKNKIQIIKHILLKENYKKVLIFCNTLKSSNTAFSLLKLHFDNIFLFNSTVKKEDQSIILNHFKTSQNPILVTTDIIYRGIDISDISHLFHFDTPTNIVVYTHRNGRLARGANTGHVYIFKHFEDLVTRKIYELHKNKLKFEEIFSRKRSLRKNYKRELQKKK; this comes from the exons atgttttattttttagcccttgtaatattttttttgtttttttttcatttaattaAGAGCTATAATATCAACTATCAGATCAATGATAAGACATTTTTTCCATGTCAACCAAAAGATCcaataagaaaaaaaaaaaattatataaaatataatggAAAACGAATTATATTAGTAAAAGATTCCAGAGAAGAAAATTCTTTAGATTTCAAAGTAGAAGACTTTCTATGTGAAagtgaaaaaaaaggaaaaaaaaaaaaacaagaaACAGAAGGTTCTTTGTTTTTTCAATCTAATACAACCTTTTCGgaattaaatatacataaaaatttaatagaaaatttaaaaaatcataatattaatacTCCATCAGTAATACaatatgatttattaaaatattatgatgaaCATAAAGATGACAATctacaaaatattattatagCAGCAGAAAATGGCATTGGAAAAACATTGtcttatattatctttctaataaatcatatattaaaaaaaggGACCAACAAAAATACATGTACACTTATTTTGCagtataataatttattgTGTAATCAGTGTTATGATATACTAAAAAAATTATCCaa AAATGTAAAAGCACAAATTATTAACCTAAAATATGAAggaataataaatattaaaaacCATCTTATTGTTATATGCACCCCTGTAAGACTTAtgacatatataaaagaagacaaagaaaatatattttcgACTTTTTTTGAGAATCTCgatttttttataatggACGAAGtagatattttatttgataatccttatataaaaaatatgaaaataatttttgatgaattgaataaattaaaaaatgaaaaatatgtatCTATAATTACATCCTCTACTTTATGTAATAGAGGTAAAAAATctatttataataatgtaataaaatatataacaaatcctattgttataaaaacaaattattttcataatatacatccatttattaattatcattttataaagccatcaaattataatatcaaaaataaaattcaaataataaaacatattcttttaaaagaaaattataaaaaagttCTTATATTCTGTAATACTCTGAAAAGCTCAAATACAGCATTCAGTTTATTAAAATTACATTTcgataatatttttttatttaattcaacagttaaaaaagaagatcaatctataatattaaaCCATTTCAAAACATCTCAAAACCCAATATTAGTAACTActgatattatatataggGGAATAGACATAAGCGATATATCTCACCTTTTTCATTTCGACACTCCAACAAATATAGTGGTCTACACACATAG aaatgGACGACTAGCGAGGGGTGCTAATACTGGTCATGTTTACATATTTAAACATTTCGAAGATCTAGTAACAAGAAAAATTTATGAActtcataaaaataaattaaaatttgAAGAAATATTCAGTAGGAAACGATCCTTgagaaaaaattataaaagagaattacaaaaaaaaaagtga
- a CDS encoding hypothetical protein (conserved Plasmodium protein, unknown function) — protein sequence MDEKKKVFYNYVDGMHKKNEEVHKIIEINEEIKNVEIKKLEECEKVRKNNDICINTLDNINKNKELYYDNFNREISIKKKKLLHLNFLLHDIPETIKKEKEKYEEYKKESYDKIKKITESIEDSYDMSNVDDIWVILKECKENTENTNNDIQKIYDEITLLHKDYNECKHKYQDLNELQKNRNNKLKKISETLHLLKNLKQRLNNKTNVEEVRKALEDIENLYI from the exons ATGgatgagaaaaaaaaagtcTTTTACAACTATGTGGATGGTATGCATAAAAAGAATGAAGAAGTGCACAAAATTATTGAGATTAATGAAGAGATAAAAAATGtggaaataaaaaaattagaagAATGTGAAAAGGTTcgaaaaaataatgatatatgtataaatacattagataatataaataaaaataaggaattatattatgataattttaatCGAGAAATAtctattaaaaaaaaaaaattacttcatttaaattttttgttaCATGATATACCTGAGACCATCAAAAAGgagaaagaaaaatatgaagaatacaa AAAAGAATCATATgacaaaataaaaaaaataactGAATCTATTGAGGATTCATATGATATGAGTAATGTTGATGATATATGGGTTATATTAAAAGAGTGTAAAGAAAATACAGAAAACacaaataatgatattcaaaaaatatatgatgaGATAACTTTGTTGCATAAGGATTATAATGAATGCAAGCATAAATATCAA GATTTGAATGAATTACAAAAgaatagaaataataaattaaaaaaaatatccGAAACACTGCAC CTTCTTAAAAACTTAAAACAAAGATTAAATAACAAAACAAACGTTGAAGAAGTAAGGAAAGCATTAGAAGATATAGAaaatttatacatataa